GCCAACCAGAAAGTTAAAACCGGGAGAGAGCGCGAGATCCGCGTTTTCAATATTGCGGAAATCTTTGATAAGGAGACGCGTCAGAGACATAGAGTGACTTTTCCGCCTTTACAGCAAACCCAGGGCGTTATCGGCGCAGCCAGTTTCAACGCGGACAGCGCGCAGGCCCTGGAGCGTACACGGCGTACGTGACAGGGGCGAGCACTGCCCAGGTTGAAAATGGCAAGTAAGATAGCCCGATATTTTCTATAGACGCATGGGCATAACAACATAGGCCGCGGAACTGCTCGCCGCATCTTCTATCTGCACGCTCGATACTGAATCTGTCAGCAAAATACGAACATTCTCGCATTTGAGCGCGTTCAGTACGTCCAGCACATAACTGACGTTGAAGCCGATCTCCATCTCCGCGCCCGCGTAGGTGACGTCGAGGATCTCTTCCGCCTCTTCCTGCTCCGGGTTGTTGGCGGTGATTTTGAGCTGGTTTTCACTCACATACAGACGCACGCCGCGGAATTTCTCGTTGGAGAGAATGGCCGCGCGGGCAAACGCCTGCTTGAGAATATCGCAGCCCGCTTCCAGCGTTTTGTCCGGGTTCTTCGGCAGTACGCGACGGTAATCCGGGAAGCGGCCATCGACCAGCTTCGAGGTAAAGATAAAATCGCCGACGTGCGCGCGAATATTGTTGCTGCCGATCTGGATGCGCAGCGGGGCGTCGCCGCCATCAAGCATACGCATCAGCTCCAGCACCCCTTTACGCGGCACGATCACCGAATGGTTCGGCAACGGCTGGCCGACCGGCATCGCGCAGACCGCCAGACGGTGGCCGTCGGTCGCGACGGTTCGCAGGTCTTCGCCTTCGGTTTCAAACAGCATGCCGTTGAGATAATAACGGACATCCTGATGCGCCATGGAAAACTGCGTAGCTTCGATAAGACGCTTCATGGTCGCCTGAGGCAGCGTGAATTCCACTTCGCTCTGCCAGTCGTCCAGATTCGGGAAATCCGCTGCCGGCAGCGTGGAGAGCGAAAAACGGCTACGCCCGGAGCTCACGCGCATACGGTCGCCATCCAGCTGAACCGCGATTTCCGCGCCTTCCGGCAGGCCGCGGCAGATATCAAAGAATTTACGGGCAGGCACGGTGGTCGCGCCCGGCTCGTGCGGCTGCACCAACGCGACGCGCGCCACCATTTCCATTTCCAGATCGGTGCCGGTCAGCGACAGCGCGCCATCCGCGACCTGAAGCAACAGGTTGC
This sequence is a window from Cronobacter sakazakii. Protein-coding genes within it:
- the dnaN gene encoding DNA polymerase III subunit beta, which gives rise to MKFTVEREHLLKPLQQVSGPLGGRPTLPILGNLLLQVADGALSLTGTDLEMEMVARVALVQPHEPGATTVPARKFFDICRGLPEGAEIAVQLDGDRMRVSSGRSRFSLSTLPAADFPNLDDWQSEVEFTLPQATMKRLIEATQFSMAHQDVRYYLNGMLFETEGEDLRTVATDGHRLAVCAMPVGQPLPNHSVIVPRKGVLELMRMLDGGDAPLRIQIGSNNIRAHVGDFIFTSKLVDGRFPDYRRVLPKNPDKTLEAGCDILKQAFARAAILSNEKFRGVRLYVSENQLKITANNPEQEEAEEILDVTYAGAEMEIGFNVSYVLDVLNALKCENVRILLTDSVSSVQIEDAASSSAAYVVMPMRL